The following DNA comes from Malania oleifera isolate guangnan ecotype guangnan chromosome 12, ASM2987363v1, whole genome shotgun sequence.
TGAAGATTGATGCTGCATAGTCTATGTCTACAATGGCAGATGCAAGAAGCTTGCTCAATGTGAAAGGAATGCGGTCAAGGCCTGTCTTGACCATGAGGCCATGGATTTGAGAGATTTCACGGGCATCCGCGCAAGAGTTCAACAGAGAAATAAGCTTTTGATCTTGTGAAAATGTAGAGTAGTGGTGTTTTGGAAAGAGCTCTGTGGGTCTGATTTTGAGTTTTTGCCTCAAGCATGAAATTCGGGTCTGGATCATCAGCTAGAAAAGAACGTTTCGCAGCAATTCGGAGCTATTGGCATGAGCCTTCACTCTTCAGTCATTGTATCCTAAAGACTTGATCTTTTGATTCAAAGCAAAAAGACTACAATAAACAATCGAAGAACTCCCTTGAAAAAAGGTTACATGTAATGTGATGAGGCGTAACAAGAGAGACCAATTTCGGTGATATCAAATCTTGTTTTAGCTCAATTATGAATTGAGACTTGTAGATCACAAAAATATGGATATGACTAATTTAAGGTTCAAGAAAATGTTTGAATTCTTCTTGTCCAACTTCAACAAGGAAACATATGTagcaaaagacaaaaaaaaaacacttcaAATAAGGATACATACTTGATCGAAAAGAAGCTGAATACAGTTCTCAAAGTCCTCAAGGAAATGAAAATTAAGACGGGAAAGTATTAGAAAGGTAATTTCCAAGAGTAACTTCACTTTTAAAAGGAATTCAAGCCTAAATATACTATTTAAGACTCAAATTATGAGATCCAAAATTGTTGAATAACAAATGTTATCACGCATTTACTActaaaaaattatcttttttatcttttattttccttaaaaaaaaaaaaaaacactaaacttTGGGTTTGAAGTGATTTTGAACCATCACTTATCACTCTACTCTATTTTGAAAACTAGagaaaaatcaatttgattttaaaaagATAATCCAcaaacaggaaaaaaaaattagctaGTTGTGTATAATGAATGTATCTTAATAAATTAACACTATTAACTTTATTCTTACAAGTCAAGCTTATTAGGATATTATGTTTGCTTATAACCATTTGTCTTGTGTATATGACATGGGTAAGTATCATAGAAATAGTAGTGTAAATTTATTCCTCAAGTAGGATAATAATGTCGGAGTGTAAAATAAGAGTATGACTCCCCTGTCAATTTAATGTTTCCTAATACCAAGGTTAGCATAAAAAGCTCTCTAGGAGAGATTAAATGTTCAACAATCATAGTAAAATTCACTAGTTATTATAACACTCATTGCCTACAAAAAAATGTGAACAATAAATTACATTGCTTTTTAGTTTACCATGTGACccacctttatatatatatgcttactCACTGCTAACGCTTAGCATAGCATTATATTTGATCGTGATAATCATATCATGTTGTGAAATCACAAAATGTTTTGAGTTAACTAGTTAAGCTAGAGTATTATAATTAGTGTCCCTCAATCCTTCACAAAGTGTGAAGTGTTTGGCCATTACACTGAACAATTTAAGGAACAGCACATATTTGGATTGCTTTCTCAGAAGAACAATTTAATTTGGAGAAAAATGATATGTGAAAAGTATTTCATTTATACCCATGTAATAAAAGAAAGAATTAATTCTTTTCCAGGTCTATTACATGCATTTTCAGCATCCAAATTGAGATACCAATAAGCAAAAGGTCATGTTTTAACGGGAAATAAAAAAGGAGGGGGTTTTGAAATTGAATTTCAAACGATGtgtgataataataattatatttcttTGGGCCTAATTCTGTTGTTTAAAGTCTCCATCATTCTCGACTAACCAATCAAGATCGAGATCATGCCTAaggagaaaggaaagaaagaagatCCAATCTAACCCAAATCCGTCTCAAGTCAATTTGGCGGTAACAATTGCTAGAATAATATTTAtctaacctctctctctctccctctccctctctcaaaAGCAAAGACATTATATATTCTTACATCAATTGATAATCATGCACATCATGATTCATCTCATCGTTCCCTACCAAATTTGATGTTGTTCCATTCTTCCAACATCTCCACACCCTTGTGAACTCCTCACAAGACTTCCATCTCTCCCGTTTTATGGAGACACATTTTGGATTAACATTCTAAATTCCAATCTGAGCGTGCAACTTTCAAAAACCACTTAAGAAATAGAAACAAGTGGCCCTTCACAAATAAGCTCCATTTGTTTCTCTCCCAGAGAAGAGAAAGCATATCCTGATCCAAGAAACTTTCCCCTTGGATAACCATTTTTTACTATAGCGACTGAAGACATAATTCACAGTACTACCTCCCCATCCCCATAAAGGATGTGGGACTACTACCGGTGAGTGTCTTCTCCTCCTTGAAAGGCTGAGTTGATGCATCAGACAAACTGGGTAACCTTGAAACACTGCCTTTCCCTTTTCTGGCATTTGGCCCCAGCTCCTCTATCATGTATTTCCACCCATCAATTGGTCTCCTCCGGCTAAATATGTGGGTCTTGATAAAACTAGCAATCTGCACATAAATCCCagacaattaaataaaattagagaCGATATCAgcagctaaaaaaaaaaaaaaaaccaacataaCAGTTTTGTCAGTTTTTGCAGACTCAAAAAAGTTTGCATTGGTTCCAGCATAACCATCTCGCATTTCAATATATGTACGCAAATGAACAGTTTTTAAGTTTTGTTCTAAGATGCAGCAAGGGCAGGGTCTGTAACAAACAATCTTCCAGAGAATAGAAAACTTAACAGAATTATTATCATCAAGAAAGCATAAGGAAGACCTACGGGTCTGCGAGAACTGACATAAACAGCCAAGGCACTGCGCAATACTAATAACAGCCTATTTTCAAAAATTACctattaaaatagaaaaactggGACATTTTTACaacatataatatttttcacCAAATTTCTTGAATCTGTTCCAGACTGTACTGTCCAGAGCACATTGTACCACTCCCAGTGCAGTAACTTATTCCAACAGAGAAGACATGGCGGCAATTATGATGATCAGGCTAGAGTATACAAGACATCAGGCCTGCAATTTGAGCTACCTATAGGCTATAAAGTAACATGGTTCAACAGGGAATAATATATGAGAATTCTGATGCTGTTTCTATCCTTCTTGCCAATACGGCTGAAACATTGGGCTGGGACAGGGCACACAAGGGGGCAACAGCATTAACGCACCTGAAATTTGCAGAATGCAATTCGACGCTCAAATTCTTGGAGAAGTATGTCCTCTTCCCTCTGTGACATCTCCCATATATTTCCATCTGGAGACTTTGATATTGTTTCCCAACCATCTGGCTTGGTTTTGAACTCAGAAGTGCTTGGAACTTTTGAATTGGTTATATCATTGTTGGGGGAGTCAAAGATCCTGCATTTATTAAGGTTAGTGAACAAAACCAGTCAATTGACAAGCTGCCCTTATAAATCATATTACAGTCCTGCTAGAAGTAAATTGTGAAGGGGTTACAACTGTAACAATATGCCTGGATGTTCATGCAATCCAAAGTGGCTGGCCACTGATAACAGTAAAGAGAAGGGCCCACAAAGGAAAGACATGAATTAAAGCCATAACCTAGCACAGAGTATTGTATTTGAAGGACCCGTGAgaataattaaatgaataaaaataattaaatgaatgAAACAAGGGAATGAAAGCCTAGTTTTTCAATGGGCATTTCGAGTTTGAGGACCTAAACATCTCCAAATGCATACTAAACGAAAAAGAAATTCTAGTCATAATCTAATAATTGAATATACCCAAGACATCAAGCGTCACAGCATCTATACAGCGCAAACTCAATTATCTCGCCAAGATTCATTCTGTCAATAAGCTTAACCAACCAAGGGCCAAAGTAGTCCCATATTCTGTTGCAACAAAACTCCCATCAGTGACATTTTCTTTCTACCTCACCAAAAAGCTCGACTAGGCAGGAAGAGTTGATTAACCGGATAAGAAATTGCATATGGATAAAAATAGCAGAATACTAAATTTTAAGTGGCGAAGCATCTCCAACAAAAGCGGCACGTTTGTTTGCACTACACCATGAAGTCCAAGCTGACCAAAGAGATGAAACATATCCAAGATTAACATATTAGCTGCAATGTTTGACATCATCATTGTCCCATCCTCTCCCAACCCAGCTGTGTCCATTGCTACATTGGACCAACCCCACCCCCAACCCCTGCCCATCCAAAAAAAAGCATGCTATGAAAATTCAAATAACAACAACagcaaaaccaagccttaagtcccactaggtggggtcagctacatgaatcctttttcaccaACTTATGAGATCATGGACAATTTTCTTTCATGTGATGAAAATTCAAATAATAGACTAAAACTTTCAAGTAATCTATTGAAACTGGGCACACGCATTTAAACAAAAATTCGCAAGTTCCTTTTGATATTCACCAGAACGCATGTATGAACAGCATGCCAAAGAACCAAAGATCAATTTAATCACAATATCACCAATACAATATCCTATGCTTATGTCTGCACCTCAAATTGCTTAATATTCCCGAAAGCAACATAAGCATACTTAATATTTTTGAAGCCTAAACTAGAAGCAATCATACTAGAGCCCAGAAGAATTCCATTAGCTAAGCTCAGTCCTGCCACAACTAACATGTTTTCTGAGAAACTAACAAAGTTGCTAAAGTGTTTTCGCAAATTCTGCTTGTATATAGTTTGCTTGCCTCATGATATTCctagtgaaaataaaaaaataaaaaaatatattttaaaaaaagaacaGGAAACTAGAAAATGCAGCTATTGTCAATTGTTGTTTACTTAGTGAATCAAAATGAATTCAGAAGGGGCATAAAACATACTCAGAGCAGCTATCAAGCAATCTATCAATATCATCTCCACCACCTGCACTCGAATCTCCCAACTTAGCTTCCTCCTGCTTCTCAATCTCTTTCATCCATAACCCAGCATGAATCCTCTGCTTCTTTAACCTGTAATCCCTCTTTATGTTTTCCACACCGTAAAGTGAGCCTTcattctgctgctgctgctgctgtagCTGGGCCTTGGGAGGTTTCCTTCTCTCATTCCAATTCTCATTCATGTCCTCAACAAATGCCTTCGTCTCTGCATCAACTTCTGATGGCAAAACCAAAGTTGAGTCCATAGACTGAAAATTGACATCAGTTTCCCAAGGAGCTCTGCTCTTCGCAGAAAGGTCTTCAGGGAGCCAAGCTGACTCCCAGGCATCATTCCATTCATTGTCATCATTGTTGGAAGATTTTGATGAAAAAGGTCTAAAATAGGGAGTGGACTTGCAAAGTGTAGGTGCAAATACCAATGGAAGTTTGTGGACTGATGTGTTTAATGGTTTGGGTCTTAAAAGGTGTAGCAGAGTCTGCATGTTTGGGACCTCCCTGGCTGCTCTGGGACTGGAAATGTCAAAAAGAGAAAGCCAATAGAGAAGCTcagtgttagggtgtgacaatgtaatggggaaaagggggagtgagatactgctataattgtattcttcagggatttagaatgaatatatgaatatctgtgttatcgcttgtatggtgattctcttgtagatgaataatacaagtagttcttttcattgtggtgttctgttgccttggattatgatgtctctgattgttatagtcttattcggtgtataagaatatattgctcatgtgaaatcctattgttccttgttttccctGAGTATTGAGACttacctggtgctcgtgcttgcaggcttgaacgtgtgagagttggctgacttgtcgagggagagctctcaacgagtgccccacggcccttacttgagtcccattttgggggtccgtgacactcAGCTTAAATAAAATCCTATATAAATTCTGATGCTGaagaaaatatatgaaaattaggGAGATTCCAGAATTTGATCCTTGTCGCCTCCTCTTCAACAAGAATTAGTAACCTGAGAAGGAAACGCATTAAGGCCTTTAGAACATAGAATGGAGATTGATGGGAATGAGAATCCCAATACAGAAGACAtacaaaaaacataaatacatcatttaaaatataaattaaatccTAACTAATCATTTGTACTACATGTACTTGGTCTAAATTAGATCAACAGCAATAAAAATGTCCATGAATGTTAGGAACACAGGAAAGAATGATACCAAACTTAACCAAAAATGTGTATAAAGAGATAAGTTATTTCAACACTCAAATCTGCGTCCTTTAGCATTCaaaaccttttcttttttttcttgtcACTTAACCAGCACATTTGAAGATTTTTTGCTAGTGCTCAAAGCATTTGGCTTGTAAGATAACCagaaacaagtaatcaatcagaTACTTGACTCCATTGACTCTCAAAAATCAACTCACCAAACTACACTAAATGTATCAagctcaaaattcaaattttcaccCATGAGCCCATGATGCAAAGGAAGGGAGGTgaagaaagaagagaagaggGTTATCATGGGAGAAATGCATTCTTCTATTGATATTTCAACCAAAAAACCTAATATATATGGGTTTTTCggttacaaaaataaaaaatattcagaaaaaaatGCAATTAATGAGCTTTATTCACAAACTACCAAGTGGCAACACTATTTTCTACCCCAAAACCACCCTTTGTACCGTCGAAACTAAGACATCAATTTCTCATCGTAATTCACTTAGCCAAAAAATAAAACAGCTGGAACTCACAAGGCAGCTGGAACTCaagagttctcaaatcatatttCTTCTATGTTAAGCAGTTTTCTGATCTATTTTGGACATTTGGTTTATTTTCATAGTTGATCATTTCAtagaacaaaacaaaacaataagaagaagaaaagaagaagatgatgatgatgagaaaGCAGCGGCAGGGAGCGAATGAGAGGGAAAAACTTGTGTAAAGGCCAGGATACATATTACAACCCACCCCAACCCCCGACTCCCAGGCTCGTGTTTTCTTTTTTTGATGACTTAAGCCCAAGATAGAGAGGGTTACTAACTTACTATAACCTAAGCAATAGTGGCCTACCCTTGACCCCACTCACTGGGACGCTATATTTCATTTTCAAGAGAGTTGTGAACAATGAAGTACAGATTCTTCTAAGTTCTAGCTTCATGGATGCATGTTTGAtacttaaaagaattaaaagatatGTTTACGTGTGTCCACAATGTAACTAGATATAGATTGCAACATTAATAATACACCAATACTGCATCTGTGGCCATTGATTTGACCTTATATGAGTGTTGGAAAAAATTAACGTACTGCATTTATGGCCATTGATTTGACTTGATAtgtgtgagaaaaaaaaaattaatgtaattTTGTATTGTGGTTTGTCCAATCCGCAAAATTCCAAATCTGTGGCTCAAACCCCGTTCTCCCAAACAAATGCAAATGTTTTCAACAATATAATTAGAAAACCATAAATATTTAAATGGCATCCTTTCTTAtgtgaaaatatttgatttgtaaattAATAAGTAATTAAAGAAATCAAGATGAGGTGTGGTAATGATAACAACTTTCAACCTTGTACTTCTATTTGTTTCATATTCAATTTAAGTATTATGATACTtcttatttatgtttttgatagaaaacaaagaaattttaaataaaaaaataaatataaataaataaacatatacaTGGAAGTGTCTACTTAGCTGTAAATCTATTCCCTACCACATCATCTCAAATTCTTAAGATTTGTTACATCTTATATCCCCATATTCATATCCTGCATAATTATTTCTATATCCATGCTCCATAAGTTGTGAAGAAAGGACAAACCAGTCATTATGCTTTATTCATATTAATCCACTAACCCTAATTAGGATACCCACACCACCACAACCTCAGGGTGTACCATTTCAGAATGGAATCCTTGTTTGGCTGTGTTGCCCactaaaaataattcaaaatacgCAAGTTCCTAACACTGCATCCATTCTTGTTTCTAAAAACCGTTCCTAGGGATTTATTCTTGAATCCAAACAAGGCCCAAAGGCTATAGGCAATAGGCAAGAACAATACGAAGAACCCACTATATTCCTTTTGATAGatcttaaattaaaaattaaaataaaaaagccACTATATTCCTCATTTTTTATTCTTCAActaatttaaatgaaaaatgaaattagaAACAAAGTGAGTTCTAATATTAGAGGTGGATACAAATCAATTTTATTCATAATTAATGAAGCAACAAGCCACTCATGCATGCGGGCATGTGTGGCTGCACTATTATGATCCAAGGATAAGGCATCATTAAAAGAATTACAACTACCACTATAGAAAGAGTGGAGTTTGTGGCTACTTATGAAAATAAGCATTAAcgaatttttagaattattaatGCGAATGCCCTCATCTCATTGACCTTTCCCTCCTAGTTGATTCTTTTACATGGCCTAACTCAAGGGAGAATCACTCCCGCTGAAGGATTACACATTTCTAATCTCAAGACTTCAAGAGGATAGGAAGAACATTTTCCAAAAGCATCTCAAAAACTTCTCCTAAGGCCTATCTCTAATCACTTCCCTCACTTGTTAAATGGGGAGGAAGGGGATAAAATGAGGTCCAGCTCCCTTCCACCTCAAAAATATGTTGCTCAAACATGAAGTATTTGAAGACTAAGTTACGATGGTTGCCGCTCCATTTTGATGAGCAAGCAAGGGACCCCTTCTAAATTGGAGTTAAAAGAAAGCTAAAATAGTGGAATAAAAACACTTCTGgaaatatttattcaaaaaagGATGTGATCCTTAGCAAGCTCAAGGAACTTGAGCCTGCTTAGAGATTTCACGATGCCTCACTGCTGAAGATATCAAAAGAAGGCGGCCTCTTAGGAAAGAGATATGTGGAAGAAATAGATTGAAGACAAACGTTCAAGGCCTAATGGTTTAAAGAGGGGGACTGGAATACCAGCTTCTTCCCTCTTCCACCGAACAATGAACACCAATAGAAGGTTTAACACCTAGAGTTGAGTTGAAGTTGAGGAGAATATTTTGTGGGAAGGGGGCATTAAGAATGGCATTTTAGGTTTTTATAGGAATCCATAATCTAAATTTGTGAATTCGAGACCAAAATTAGATGGCCCTTTTTATGAAGAGAAAAATCTTCAAACCTTTAGGGCGTATATTCTAGGAATGCAATGTCCATGAAATCCCTTTCCCATGTTTGTTTTGGATCTGGGATTTTATGGTAGTAATTTCACATTCCCTGGATTCCCACAAAATATGGAAATCTCATTCTCATGCTTCAGTTTCAAGGGAATCCCATTCCCATGGAATCCTATTTTTGGAACCaatttgctattattattatgtaaAAATATAATATCATGGTTAAAATTTGGAGACCATTTTGCCCCCAATAATTTTGGTTAGTTAGATTATTagatgttgatttttttttaatttatgattgTTGAAAGTTCTAGGACATAGGTTTAATCATGTAAATATTCTTAGCAATTTTTGgagttaaaaatataattaatactcATATATTATTGATACACAAGTCGAGGGTATGATAGTCATATGCTTCCCAAGTTGAGCTAAACATTGATGTGGACATCTTGTGTACATTCCCAAAAGTACTCCCATGAGGCGTATCCCATTCCCACGAATGAGATCCCAGGAATGTCATGACACATTCCCAAGAATATTTTTGATTCTATGAACCAAACAACCACTAAGGGATGCAATAGAGATAAAGCCCCAGGCCCTAATGGTTTCACAATAGATTTCTTTTGAGCTAATTGGGACCTTCTCAAACATGACACAATCATGATTTTTTATTTCATAGATCAGGAAGCATTGTGAGcagcctgaactcaaccttttGTTGCCCTGACCCCCAAGAAAGCAGAGGCCTTAAACATCAAAGATTTCCAGCTTATTAGCTTATTGGGAAGTATTTACAAAATTGCATCCAAGGTGCCTGCCACAAGAAAGCAATCCCAAATTTTATTGGCCAGCAATGACATGCTTTTGTAGCAGGTTGACAAGGAAAAGGCTTTTGAACATGTGCTGGAACTTTCTTCCGTACATTCTAAAAAAATAGCCTTTGAGGATCTTTGGTGTGAATGGATCCATCTATGCATCACCAGCCCCATCATTTTCGGTTCTCATTAATTGCAGCACTTCAGATATTTCCACTCCTCCAGAGGATTGAAGCAAGGTGATTTCCTGTGTACCTCCTTGTTCATCAAGATGATGGAAGTCTTCAACTCTTGCTGCAAAAATACAATGAAGGTGAAGGAGGTACGTTCAAAGGAGTCAGTGTTGGGACAAATGGCAAGGAACTGGAAGTCTCCCACCTCCTCTTTGAAGATGACACCCTAAAATCCTCAATTTAAGGTGCATTATCTAATGCTTTGAACTTTGAAGCAATCTCAGGATTGAAAATCTCCCACCCATAGCCTAATAATGCCTTGCTTGTTTATGGGTCCACAGAGCAAAG
Coding sequences within:
- the LOC131144255 gene encoding protein GAMETE CELL DEFECTIVE 1, mitochondrial isoform X1 → MQTLLHLLRPKPLNTSVHKLPLVFAPTLCKSTPYFRPFSSKSSNNDDNEWNDAWESAWLPEDLSAKSRAPWETDVNFQSMDSTLVLPSEVDAETKAFVEDMNENWNERRKPPKAQLQQQQQQNEGSLYGVENIKRDYRLKKQRIHAGLWMKEIEKQEEAKLGDSSAGGGDDIDRLLDSCSEIFDSPNNDITNSKVPSTSEFKTKPDGWETISKSPDGNIWEMSQREEDILLQEFERRIAFCKFQIASFIKTHIFSRRRPIDGWKYMIEELGPNARKGKGSVSRLPSLSDASTQPFKEEKTLTGSSPTSFMGMGR
- the LOC131144255 gene encoding protein GAMETE CELL DEFECTIVE 1, mitochondrial isoform X2, giving the protein MNENWNERRKPPKAQLQQQQQQNEGSLYGVENIKRDYRLKKQRIHAGLWMKEIEKQEEAKLGDSSAGGGDDIDRLLDSCSEIFDSPNNDITNSKVPSTSEFKTKPDGWETISKSPDGNIWEMSQREEDILLQEFERRIAFCKFQIASFIKTHIFSRRRPIDGWKYMIEELGPNARKGKGSVSRLPSLSDASTQPFKEEKTLTGSSPTSFMGMGR